A stretch of the Perca flavescens isolate YP-PL-M2 chromosome 3, PFLA_1.0, whole genome shotgun sequence genome encodes the following:
- the ece2b gene encoding endothelin-converting enzyme 2b isoform X2: MEITHSSIVRTFLLLTLLFPTNSGRGLCLTEACVTVASQMVEAMDRGVDPCSDFYQFACGGWMRKNPLPDGRSRWSTFNSIWEQNQALLKHLLENGTFNGSSEAERKTQSYYLSCLNTVRIEELGAQPLIDLIAKIGGWNMTGPWEKENFMEVLKVVSGPYRAQPFFSVGVSADPKNSNSNVIQVDQSGLFLPSRDYYLNKTANEKVLVAYLDYMVELGMLLGGERSATLILMQQILDFETALANITVPQDQRRDEEKIYHKITISELQLLAPAVDWLDFLSFSLSPLDLNDTEPVVLYAREYLQQVSELINKTDRSLLNNYMMWTLVQKSVASLDQRFENAQDKLLESLYGTKKSCTPRWQTCIGNTDDTLGFALGALFVKATFDKHSKEKAEEMINGIRSAFKDALDRLSWMDSHTRKAAKEKADAIYDMIGFPEFILEPKELDDVYDGYEVSDDSFFQNMLNFYNFSARVMADQLRKTPNKDQWSMTPPTVNAYYMPTKNGIVFPAGILQAPFYAHDHPKALNFGGIGVVMGHELTHAFDDQGREYDKEGNLRPWWQNSSVEAFRQRTECMTDQYSRYTVNGEHVNGKQTLGENIADNGGLKAAYNAYQSWIQKNGAEKKLPAVNLTNDQLFFVGFAQVWCSVRTPESAHEGLMTDPHSPPRYRVIGTLANSPDFSRHFNCPEGTPMNTGQRCEVW, encoded by the exons atggagaTCACACACAGCAGCATAGTGAGGactttcctcctcctcactcTTTTATTCCCCACAA ACAGCGGGCGGGGCCTGTGCCTGACGGAGGCGTGCGTCACCGTAGCGAGCCAGATGGTGGAGGCCATGGACCGCGGCGTCGACCCCTGCAGCGACTTCTACCAGTTTGCCTGCGGAGGCTGGATGAGGAAGAACCCGCTGCCCGACGGACGCTCGCGCTGGTCCACGTTCAACAGCATCTGGGAGCAGAACCAGGCGCTGCTGAAGCACCTGCTGG AGAACGGAACGTTTAACGGCAGCAGCGAGGCGGAGAGGAAGACTCAGTCCTACTACCTGTCCTGTCTCAACACAGTGAGGATCGAAGAGCTCGGGGCTCAGCCGCTCATAGACCTCATCGCCAAG ATTGGGGGCTGGAACATGACGGGTCCCTGGGAGAAGGAGAACTTCATGGAGGTCCTGAAGGTGGTTTCTGGACCGTACAGAGCTCAGCCTTTCTTCAGTGTCGGAGTCAGCGCCGATCCCAAAAACTCCAACAGCAATGTTATCCAG GTGGACCAATCAGGGCTCTTCCTGCCATCCAGAGACTATTACCTCAACAAGACAGCCAATGAGAAG GTCTTGGTGGCGTACCTGGACTACATGGTGGAGTTGGGGATGCTGCTGGGCGGCGAGCGCAGCGCCACGCTGATTCTGATGCAGCAGATCCTGGACTTTGAGACGGCGCTCGCCAACATCACCGTCCCGCAGGACCAACGGAGAGACGAGGAGAAGATCTACCACAAAATCACCATCTCGGAACTGCAG CTGCTGGCGCCGGCCGTGGACTGGTTGGACTTCCTGTCGTTCTCGCTGTCTCCTCTGGATCTGAACGACACCGAGCCCGTGGTCCTGTACGCCCGAGAGTACCTGCAGCAGGTGTCCGAACTCATCAACAAGACGGACCGCAG TCTGCTGAATAACTACATGATGTGGACGCTGGTTCAGAAGAGCGTGGCCAGTCTGGATCAACGCTTTGAGAATGCTCAGGACAAACTGCTGGAGAGTCTCTACGGGACCAAGAAG TCGTGCACCCCCCGCTGGCAGACGTGCATCGGGAACACGGATGACACGCTGGGCTTCGCTCTGGGAGCGCTCTTCGTCAAGGCGACGTTCGACAAACACAGCAAAGAGAAA gccgAGGAGATGATCAACGGGATCCGCTCAGCATTTAAAGACGCTCTGGACCGACTCAGCTGGATGGACAGCCACACGAGAAAGGCTGCTAAAGAGAAG GCCGATGCTATCTACGATATGATCGGGTTCCCAGAGTTCATCCTGGAGCCCAAAGAGCTGGATGATGTTTACGACGGG TATGAAGTGTCGGACGACAGCTTCTTCCAGAACATGTTGAACTTCTACAACTTCTCAGCCCGAGTGATGGCCGACCAGCTAAGGAAGACTCCCAACAAAGAcca GTGGAGTATGACTCCTCCTACAGTTAATGCATACTACATGCCCACTAAGAACGGCATTGTCTTCCCCGCCGGGATCCTGCAAGCCCCTTTCTACGCCCACGACCACCCCAA GGCGTTGAACTTTGGTGGGATCGGAGTGGTGATGGGTCACGAGCTAACGCACGCCTTCGATGATCAGG GTCGTGAGTACGATAAAGAAGGTAACTTGAGGCCGTGGTGGCAGAACTCTTCGGTGGAGGCGTTTCGCCAGAGAACAGAGTGCATGACTGATCAGTACAGCCGCTACACCGTCAATGGAGAACACGTCAACGGGAAACAGACACTCGGAGAAAACATTGCCGACAACGGAGGACTGAAGGCTGCATACAAT GCCTATCAGTCGTGGATCCAGAAGAACGGAGCGGAGAAGAAGCTTCCTGCCGTCAACCTGACCAATGATCAGCTCTTCTTCGTAGGATTTGCTCAG GTGTGGTGTTCTGTCCGGACCCCCGAGAGCGCCCACGAGGGTCTGATGACCGACCCCCACAGCCCGCCGCGGTACCGAGTCATCGGCACACTCGCCAACTCTCCAGACTTCAGCCGCCACTTCAACTGTCCCGAGGGGACGCCAATGAACACGGGGCAGCGCTGCGAGGTCTGGTAG
- the ece2b gene encoding endothelin-converting enzyme 2b isoform X1 — MSVALQDLRNTMSSYKRATFEEDDVSDSPAESASFPDRVEVGFRKGGVDILGRRTQLEVLLSVLLLAALLALLACLLVLGLGFSSDSGRGLCLTEACVTVASQMVEAMDRGVDPCSDFYQFACGGWMRKNPLPDGRSRWSTFNSIWEQNQALLKHLLENGTFNGSSEAERKTQSYYLSCLNTVRIEELGAQPLIDLIAKIGGWNMTGPWEKENFMEVLKVVSGPYRAQPFFSVGVSADPKNSNSNVIQVDQSGLFLPSRDYYLNKTANEKVLVAYLDYMVELGMLLGGERSATLILMQQILDFETALANITVPQDQRRDEEKIYHKITISELQLLAPAVDWLDFLSFSLSPLDLNDTEPVVLYAREYLQQVSELINKTDRSLLNNYMMWTLVQKSVASLDQRFENAQDKLLESLYGTKKSCTPRWQTCIGNTDDTLGFALGALFVKATFDKHSKEKAEEMINGIRSAFKDALDRLSWMDSHTRKAAKEKADAIYDMIGFPEFILEPKELDDVYDGYEVSDDSFFQNMLNFYNFSARVMADQLRKTPNKDQWSMTPPTVNAYYMPTKNGIVFPAGILQAPFYAHDHPKALNFGGIGVVMGHELTHAFDDQGREYDKEGNLRPWWQNSSVEAFRQRTECMTDQYSRYTVNGEHVNGKQTLGENIADNGGLKAAYNAYQSWIQKNGAEKKLPAVNLTNDQLFFVGFAQVWCSVRTPESAHEGLMTDPHSPPRYRVIGTLANSPDFSRHFNCPEGTPMNTGQRCEVW; from the exons ATGAGCGTAGCGCTGCAGGACCTCCGGAACACc ATGTCCAGCTATAAGCGAGCTACGTTTGAGGAGGATGATGTGTCGGACTCTCCAGCTGAGTCGGCCTCGTTTCCTGACAGAGTGGAG gtggGTTTCAGGAAGGGAGGTGTGGACATTTTGGGCAGGCGGACCCAGCTGGAGGTGTTGCTGTCTGTCCTGCTGCTGGCTGCCCTGCTGGCTCTTCTGGCCTGCCTGCTGGTCCTGGGACTGGGTTTCAGCTCCg ACAGCGGGCGGGGCCTGTGCCTGACGGAGGCGTGCGTCACCGTAGCGAGCCAGATGGTGGAGGCCATGGACCGCGGCGTCGACCCCTGCAGCGACTTCTACCAGTTTGCCTGCGGAGGCTGGATGAGGAAGAACCCGCTGCCCGACGGACGCTCGCGCTGGTCCACGTTCAACAGCATCTGGGAGCAGAACCAGGCGCTGCTGAAGCACCTGCTGG AGAACGGAACGTTTAACGGCAGCAGCGAGGCGGAGAGGAAGACTCAGTCCTACTACCTGTCCTGTCTCAACACAGTGAGGATCGAAGAGCTCGGGGCTCAGCCGCTCATAGACCTCATCGCCAAG ATTGGGGGCTGGAACATGACGGGTCCCTGGGAGAAGGAGAACTTCATGGAGGTCCTGAAGGTGGTTTCTGGACCGTACAGAGCTCAGCCTTTCTTCAGTGTCGGAGTCAGCGCCGATCCCAAAAACTCCAACAGCAATGTTATCCAG GTGGACCAATCAGGGCTCTTCCTGCCATCCAGAGACTATTACCTCAACAAGACAGCCAATGAGAAG GTCTTGGTGGCGTACCTGGACTACATGGTGGAGTTGGGGATGCTGCTGGGCGGCGAGCGCAGCGCCACGCTGATTCTGATGCAGCAGATCCTGGACTTTGAGACGGCGCTCGCCAACATCACCGTCCCGCAGGACCAACGGAGAGACGAGGAGAAGATCTACCACAAAATCACCATCTCGGAACTGCAG CTGCTGGCGCCGGCCGTGGACTGGTTGGACTTCCTGTCGTTCTCGCTGTCTCCTCTGGATCTGAACGACACCGAGCCCGTGGTCCTGTACGCCCGAGAGTACCTGCAGCAGGTGTCCGAACTCATCAACAAGACGGACCGCAG TCTGCTGAATAACTACATGATGTGGACGCTGGTTCAGAAGAGCGTGGCCAGTCTGGATCAACGCTTTGAGAATGCTCAGGACAAACTGCTGGAGAGTCTCTACGGGACCAAGAAG TCGTGCACCCCCCGCTGGCAGACGTGCATCGGGAACACGGATGACACGCTGGGCTTCGCTCTGGGAGCGCTCTTCGTCAAGGCGACGTTCGACAAACACAGCAAAGAGAAA gccgAGGAGATGATCAACGGGATCCGCTCAGCATTTAAAGACGCTCTGGACCGACTCAGCTGGATGGACAGCCACACGAGAAAGGCTGCTAAAGAGAAG GCCGATGCTATCTACGATATGATCGGGTTCCCAGAGTTCATCCTGGAGCCCAAAGAGCTGGATGATGTTTACGACGGG TATGAAGTGTCGGACGACAGCTTCTTCCAGAACATGTTGAACTTCTACAACTTCTCAGCCCGAGTGATGGCCGACCAGCTAAGGAAGACTCCCAACAAAGAcca GTGGAGTATGACTCCTCCTACAGTTAATGCATACTACATGCCCACTAAGAACGGCATTGTCTTCCCCGCCGGGATCCTGCAAGCCCCTTTCTACGCCCACGACCACCCCAA GGCGTTGAACTTTGGTGGGATCGGAGTGGTGATGGGTCACGAGCTAACGCACGCCTTCGATGATCAGG GTCGTGAGTACGATAAAGAAGGTAACTTGAGGCCGTGGTGGCAGAACTCTTCGGTGGAGGCGTTTCGCCAGAGAACAGAGTGCATGACTGATCAGTACAGCCGCTACACCGTCAATGGAGAACACGTCAACGGGAAACAGACACTCGGAGAAAACATTGCCGACAACGGAGGACTGAAGGCTGCATACAAT GCCTATCAGTCGTGGATCCAGAAGAACGGAGCGGAGAAGAAGCTTCCTGCCGTCAACCTGACCAATGATCAGCTCTTCTTCGTAGGATTTGCTCAG GTGTGGTGTTCTGTCCGGACCCCCGAGAGCGCCCACGAGGGTCTGATGACCGACCCCCACAGCCCGCCGCGGTACCGAGTCATCGGCACACTCGCCAACTCTCCAGACTTCAGCCGCCACTTCAACTGTCCCGAGGGGACGCCAATGAACACGGGGCAGCGCTGCGAGGTCTGGTAG